The Hymenobacter sp. 5317J-9 genome has a window encoding:
- the fsa gene encoding fructose-6-phosphate aldolase, producing MKFFIDTANLDDIREAVELGVLDGVTTNPSLMAKEGIRGLDAVMAHYRQICELVDGDVSAEVIATDFDGIVREGEALAELHPNIVVKVPMIKEGVKAIKYFADKGIKTNCTLIFTAGQALLAAKAGATYVSPFVGRLDDIGHDGLQLIEQIVQIFSNYGYPTEVLAASVRHVPHLIQCAEIGADVVTCPLNVITGLLNHPLTDKGLATFLADHKKVNS from the coding sequence ATGAAATTCTTCATTGACACCGCCAACCTCGATGACATCCGCGAAGCCGTGGAGCTGGGCGTGCTGGACGGCGTGACCACCAATCCTTCGCTCATGGCCAAGGAAGGCATCCGCGGCCTCGATGCCGTGATGGCGCACTACCGCCAGATTTGCGAGCTGGTGGACGGCGACGTGTCGGCCGAAGTCATTGCCACCGATTTCGACGGCATCGTGCGCGAAGGCGAAGCCCTGGCCGAGCTGCACCCCAACATCGTGGTGAAGGTGCCCATGATTAAGGAAGGCGTGAAGGCCATTAAGTACTTCGCCGACAAGGGCATCAAAACCAACTGCACCTTGATTTTCACCGCCGGCCAGGCCCTGCTGGCCGCCAAAGCCGGCGCCACTTACGTGTCGCCCTTCGTGGGCCGCCTCGATGACATCGGCCACGATGGCCTGCAGCTCATCGAGCAGATTGTGCAGATTTTCAGCAACTACGGTTATCCTACCGAAGTACTGGCCGCCTCGGTGCGCCACGTGCCGCACCTCATTCAGTGCGCCGAAATCGGCGCCGACGTGGTGACCTGCCCGCTCAACGTCATCACCGGCCTGCTGAACCACCCGCTCACGGACAAGGGCCTGGCTACGTTCCTGGCCGACCATAAGAAGGTTAATTCGTAA
- a CDS encoding DUF3078 domain-containing protein, translating into MKHLYLCLSAAALLASPAFAQTTPTVIPEPVPTAPAPDPLWRKSLKTGLGLNEALLSSNWRGGGVNTIGFNALANARANRKSGAHSFDNEADFLFAFSQTKGLGYRKGQDRLYLDTKYGWAMSTKWDMFVSLNLLTQFAPGYKYDGDNAQLTSDFFAPGFLTAAYGFEYHPVTYFHLRLAPFAPRLTVVNRADRFVAALGDTPYGVNPGHSTRWEILAAQILAELDKNISPNVNLKARYLLFANYRNINPREIDHRLDVGLTAKVGKYVNVSLNGIALYDYDQDNAVQFSQGLTIGVAYSVQNFVDAKK; encoded by the coding sequence ATGAAACACCTGTACCTCTGCCTGAGCGCCGCCGCGTTGCTGGCCTCGCCCGCCTTTGCCCAAACCACCCCCACCGTCATTCCCGAGCCCGTGCCCACGGCGCCCGCGCCCGACCCGCTTTGGCGTAAGTCGCTCAAAACCGGCCTGGGGCTGAACGAGGCCCTGCTGAGCAGCAACTGGCGCGGCGGCGGCGTCAACACCATTGGCTTCAACGCCCTGGCCAACGCCCGCGCCAACCGCAAAAGCGGCGCTCACAGCTTCGACAACGAAGCCGATTTCCTCTTCGCCTTTTCCCAAACCAAGGGCCTGGGCTACCGCAAAGGCCAGGACCGGCTTTACCTCGACACCAAATACGGCTGGGCCATGAGCACGAAGTGGGACATGTTTGTGTCGCTGAATTTGCTCACGCAATTTGCGCCTGGCTATAAGTACGATGGTGACAACGCCCAACTCACGTCCGATTTCTTTGCGCCGGGCTTTCTCACGGCCGCCTACGGGTTTGAATACCACCCCGTCACGTACTTCCACCTGCGGCTGGCGCCTTTCGCCCCGCGCCTCACGGTGGTGAACCGGGCCGACCGTTTCGTGGCCGCCCTCGGCGATACGCCCTACGGTGTGAACCCTGGCCACAGCACCCGTTGGGAAATCCTGGCCGCCCAAATCCTGGCCGAGCTCGATAAAAACATCAGCCCCAACGTCAACCTCAAGGCGCGTTACCTGCTGTTCGCCAACTACCGCAACATCAACCCCCGGGAAATCGACCACCGCCTCGACGTGGGCCTCACCGCCAAAGTGGGCAAGTACGTGAACGTGTCGCTCAACGGCATTGCCCTCTACGACTACGACCAGGACAACGCCGTGCAGTTTTCGCAAGGCCTCACCATCGGGGTGGCGTATTCGGTGCAGAATTTCGTGGATGCGAAGAAGTAG
- a CDS encoding glycosyltransferase family 2 protein → MTAGLSVLIPVYNWEVGALVTSLLAQRADWPGPVEILLFDDGSRPEFLAANRPLGAHPGVQYREFPRNVGRAAIRNQLAAAAQHEWLLLLDNDSMLPDSQFLARYAAARQLAHVLIGGTCYEVAPPAEAALHLRWLYGQVREARPASVRQAAPYGQLTINNALIRADVFRQFPLDERLTGYGHEDTRFGQELAAARVSIRHLDNPVLHAGLEPAALFLQKTEQAVRNLARVYHEDGPGTDSRLLRLALRLRRLGLAAPMRAALGAAAPVLRRQLLSDRPGLGALDALKLYWLLRELGARR, encoded by the coding sequence ATGACCGCAGGCCTTTCGGTGCTGATTCCGGTTTACAACTGGGAGGTGGGCGCGCTGGTGACTTCGCTACTGGCGCAGCGGGCCGACTGGCCCGGTCCGGTTGAAATTCTGCTGTTTGACGACGGCTCCCGACCGGAATTTCTTGCGGCCAACCGGCCATTGGGTGCCCACCCGGGCGTGCAGTACCGCGAATTTCCCCGCAACGTGGGCCGTGCCGCCATCCGCAACCAACTGGCCGCTGCCGCGCAGCACGAGTGGCTGCTGCTGCTCGACAACGACAGCATGCTGCCCGATTCTCAGTTTCTGGCACGCTACGCCGCTGCTCGTCAGCTGGCGCACGTGCTCATCGGCGGCACTTGCTACGAGGTGGCCCCGCCCGCCGAGGCCGCGTTGCACCTGCGCTGGCTCTATGGCCAGGTCCGGGAAGCGCGGCCGGCTTCCGTGCGGCAGGCAGCGCCTTACGGGCAGCTGACCATCAATAACGCGCTGATTCGGGCCGACGTTTTCCGGCAGTTTCCACTCGATGAGCGCCTGACCGGCTACGGCCACGAAGACACCCGATTCGGCCAGGAGTTGGCCGCGGCGCGGGTTTCGATACGGCACCTCGATAATCCGGTGCTTCACGCCGGGCTGGAGCCGGCCGCACTTTTCCTGCAAAAAACCGAGCAAGCCGTGCGCAACCTGGCGCGGGTGTACCACGAAGACGGTCCCGGCACCGACTCGCGCCTGCTGCGGTTGGCGCTGCGGCTGCGCCGGCTGGGCCTGGCCGCGCCCATGCGGGCCGCCCTGGGCGCGGCGGCGCCGGTGCTGCGCCGCCAGCTGCTTTCAGATAGGCCCGGGCTGGGGGCACTCGATGCGCTGAAGCTGTATTGGCTGCTGCGGGAGCTCGGAGCCCGGCGGTAA
- a CDS encoding Gfo/Idh/MocA family oxidoreductase, whose product MNKSAQPVRFAICGVGHIGRRHAALVSRHEGAQLAALIDVRTDLQPGLAAEFPGVPFFASLEEYLQNGPAADVLTVATPNGLHAPQAVAGLRHGLHVVIEKPIALHKADAETIVHTALQTGRLVFGVMQNRYSPPAAWLKQIVDEGRLGQVFLVQLNCFWNRDARYYRPGGWKGTQALDGGTLFTQFSHFVDLLYWVFGDITNISARFRDFTHAGLTEFEDSGLVTFDLVRGGSGTLSYSTAVWDRNLESSLTVVAERGSLRIAGQYMDKVEYCHLDGYHMPELPATNPANNYGAFQGSAANHVQVIENVVDTVQQRSFATTNALEGLKVVEIIERIYALR is encoded by the coding sequence TTGAATAAATCGGCTCAACCCGTCCGCTTTGCCATTTGCGGCGTGGGCCACATCGGCCGCCGCCATGCCGCGCTGGTTTCGCGCCACGAGGGTGCCCAACTAGCGGCCCTGATTGACGTGCGCACCGACTTGCAACCCGGCCTTGCTGCCGAATTTCCGGGCGTGCCTTTTTTTGCTTCGCTCGAAGAATACCTGCAAAACGGCCCCGCGGCCGACGTCCTCACCGTGGCCACGCCCAACGGCCTGCACGCCCCGCAGGCGGTGGCCGGCCTGCGCCACGGCCTGCACGTGGTTATCGAAAAGCCCATTGCCCTGCACAAAGCCGACGCCGAAACCATTGTGCACACGGCCCTGCAAACCGGCCGGCTGGTGTTTGGCGTGATGCAGAACCGCTACTCGCCCCCCGCCGCCTGGCTGAAGCAGATTGTGGACGAAGGTCGCCTGGGCCAGGTGTTTCTGGTGCAGCTGAACTGCTTCTGGAACCGCGACGCGCGCTACTACCGCCCCGGCGGCTGGAAAGGCACGCAGGCCCTCGACGGCGGCACGCTTTTCACACAATTCAGCCATTTCGTCGATTTGCTGTACTGGGTATTTGGCGACATCACCAATATTTCGGCCCGCTTCCGCGACTTCACCCACGCGGGCCTGACCGAGTTTGAAGACAGTGGCCTCGTCACCTTCGACCTCGTGCGCGGCGGCAGCGGCACGCTCAGCTACAGCACCGCCGTGTGGGACCGCAACCTCGAAAGCTCCCTCACCGTGGTGGCCGAACGCGGCAGCCTGCGCATCGCCGGCCAGTACATGGACAAGGTGGAATATTGCCATCTCGACGGCTACCACATGCCGGAATTACCCGCCACTAATCCCGCCAATAATTACGGCGCCTTCCAGGGCTCGGCCGCCAACCATGTGCAGGTCATCGAAAACGTGGTGGACACCGTGCAGCAGCGCAGCTTTGCCACCACCAATGCACTGGAAGGGCTGAAAGTGGTGGAAATCATTGAGCGGATTTACGCACTGCGGTAA
- a CDS encoding ATP-binding cassette domain-containing protein, whose protein sequence is MIENVIELHDATIMQEQQAVLQGVTFSLEKGSFAYLVGRTGSGKSSLLKTLYADLPLQSGMGTVAGFPLAKLPASKVPYLRRRLGIVFQDFQLLSDRTVAENLLFVLNATGWKGKAKKQQRVSDVLTQVGLNGAANRMPHRLSGGEQQRVVIARAMLNEPVLLLADEPTGNLDPDVSDSIMRLFAEINNAGTAILMATHNFQLLEKYPHRVLTCKDGELLDSARQPQ, encoded by the coding sequence ATGATAGAAAACGTGATTGAGCTGCACGACGCCACCATCATGCAGGAGCAGCAGGCCGTGCTGCAGGGCGTGACGTTCTCGCTCGAGAAAGGCTCGTTTGCCTATCTGGTGGGCCGCACCGGCTCGGGCAAGTCGTCGCTGCTGAAAACCCTGTACGCCGACCTGCCCCTGCAGAGCGGTATGGGCACCGTAGCGGGCTTTCCGCTGGCGAAGCTGCCGGCCAGCAAGGTGCCGTATCTGCGCCGGCGGCTGGGCATTGTGTTCCAAGACTTTCAGCTGCTATCGGACCGCACGGTGGCCGAAAACCTCTTGTTCGTGCTCAACGCCACGGGCTGGAAGGGCAAGGCCAAAAAGCAGCAGCGCGTGAGCGACGTGCTGACCCAAGTGGGCCTCAACGGGGCGGCCAACCGCATGCCGCACCGCCTCTCGGGCGGCGAGCAGCAGCGCGTGGTCATTGCCCGGGCCATGCTGAACGAGCCCGTGCTATTGCTGGCCGACGAACCCACCGGCAACCTCGACCCAGACGTATCGGACAGCATCATGCGGCTGTTTGCCGAGATTAACAACGCCGGCACGGCCATTCTGATGGCCACGCACAACTTTCAGCTGCTCGAAAAATACCCGCACCGCGTGCTGACCTGCAAGGACGGCGAGCTGCTGGATTCGGCGCGACAGCCGCAGTAA
- a CDS encoding DUF6565 domain-containing protein, with translation MNNQNSFLRTLGFVLLMGGVAVANTGCSQADKQEISAESDQAYNDMTTFVNDVEAKTDAVGDEMKADYERETAQLKADYQTKKAAVDKYADQYDDNRRQEIDRLNTRYTTAVEQRTTAWNNRTTVGELGQYYKPMSPAAQLTAANARTTYEKFVQNVKSNQEKYDINDWRNINAEWRALDEAYDNVKGSIPAKDLAEIQKEKLKYAAFKSWDKTKIRAGQGADAVANKADDVSNETADERSRAGQAISNTASDVKEAGKDVGQGAAKVGKKVGGAVKDVFDGKDDDKK, from the coding sequence ATGAATAACCAGAATTCCTTTCTCCGCACCCTAGGTTTTGTGCTGTTAATGGGCGGCGTGGCGGTTGCCAACACCGGCTGCTCGCAGGCTGACAAACAAGAAATTTCGGCCGAGAGCGACCAGGCATACAACGACATGACCACGTTCGTTAATGACGTGGAAGCCAAAACGGATGCCGTGGGCGACGAGATGAAGGCCGACTACGAACGGGAAACCGCGCAGCTCAAAGCCGACTACCAAACCAAAAAAGCAGCGGTCGATAAATACGCCGACCAGTACGACGACAACCGCCGCCAGGAAATTGACCGGCTCAACACCCGCTACACCACCGCCGTGGAGCAGCGCACCACTGCCTGGAACAACCGCACGACCGTGGGCGAGCTGGGCCAATACTACAAGCCCATGAGTCCGGCCGCCCAACTCACGGCCGCCAACGCCCGCACGACCTACGAAAAATTCGTACAAAACGTGAAAAGCAACCAGGAGAAATACGACATCAATGACTGGCGCAACATCAACGCCGAGTGGCGTGCGCTCGACGAAGCCTACGACAACGTGAAAGGCTCCATTCCGGCCAAAGACCTGGCCGAGATTCAGAAGGAAAAGCTGAAATACGCCGCCTTTAAGTCCTGGGACAAAACCAAAATCCGGGCCGGCCAGGGGGCCGATGCCGTGGCCAACAAAGCCGATGACGTGAGCAACGAAACCGCCGATGAGCGCAGCCGCGCCGGCCAGGCCATCAGCAATACCGCTTCCGACGTGAAAGAGGCCGGCAAGGACGTGGGCCAGGGCGCTGCCAAAGTGGGCAAAAAAGTTGGCGGCGCCGTGAAAGACGTGTTCGACGGCAAAGACGACGACAAGAAGTAA
- a CDS encoding DegT/DnrJ/EryC1/StrS family aminotransferase, whose protein sequence is MSILPAPPAPIHLLDLAAEHAALQPALDEALREVMDAAAFIQGPAVGAFAAELGQYLGGAHVVPCANGTDALTLALMSLELPAGAEVIVPAFTYVATLEAAALLGLKPVLVDVRPDTFNIDPAAAEAAITPRTGAIVAVHLFGQCADLEALKAISARHGVALIEDNAQAIGATFQFASGETAFAGAVGEVSTTSFFPSKNLGCLGDGGALLTRDTARATLLQQLANHGQSRKYHHQRIGLNSRLDTLQAALLRVKLRQLPHNTAARQAVAARYDAALAGTAGIAVPARDARSTHVFHQYTIQVTDAERRDDLQRFLKGGGVPTMIYYPLPVHAQPAYAYLGYRAGQFPVAEQLCGSVLSLPIHPLLTVEQVAYVAQLISGF, encoded by the coding sequence GTGTCCATCCTTCCCGCCCCGCCCGCCCCCATTCACCTGCTCGATTTGGCCGCCGAGCACGCGGCCCTGCAACCGGCCCTGGACGAGGCCTTGCGGGAGGTGATGGATGCGGCTGCGTTCATTCAGGGGCCGGCAGTGGGGGCTTTTGCCGCCGAGTTGGGCCAGTACCTGGGCGGCGCGCACGTCGTGCCCTGCGCCAACGGCACCGATGCCCTCACCCTGGCGCTCATGAGCCTGGAGCTGCCCGCCGGTGCCGAAGTCATCGTGCCGGCTTTCACCTACGTGGCCACGCTGGAAGCGGCAGCGCTCCTGGGCCTGAAGCCGGTGCTGGTAGATGTGCGGCCCGATACCTTCAACATCGACCCGGCCGCCGCCGAGGCGGCCATTACCCCGCGCACCGGCGCCATCGTGGCGGTGCACTTGTTTGGGCAATGCGCCGATTTAGAGGCGCTGAAAGCCATTTCCGCCCGCCACGGCGTGGCCCTGATTGAAGACAACGCGCAGGCCATTGGCGCCACGTTTCAGTTTGCCAGCGGCGAGACAGCATTCGCCGGCGCCGTGGGCGAAGTGAGCACGACCTCCTTTTTCCCTTCCAAAAACCTGGGCTGCCTCGGCGACGGCGGCGCCCTGCTCACCCGCGACACCGCCCGCGCCACCCTGCTCCAGCAGCTGGCCAACCACGGCCAGAGCCGCAAGTACCACCACCAGCGCATCGGCCTCAACTCCCGCCTCGACACCCTGCAAGCCGCCCTGCTGCGCGTGAAGCTGCGGCAGCTTCCGCACAACACCGCCGCCCGCCAGGCCGTGGCCGCCCGCTACGATGCCGCGCTGGCAGGCACGGCGGGCATTGCTGTTCCAGCCCGCGACGCGCGCAGCACCCACGTCTTCCATCAATACACTATTCAGGTAACGGACGCCGAGCGGCGCGACGACCTGCAGCGCTTCCTCAAGGGCGGCGGCGTGCCGACCATGATTTACTACCCGCTGCCGGTGCACGCGCAGCCGGCCTACGCCTACCTGGGCTATCGCGCGGGGCAGTTCCCGGTGGCGGAGCAACTGTGCGGGTCGGTGCTGTCGCTCCCCATTCATCCGCTGCTGACGGTGGAGCAGGTGGCCTATGTGGCACAACTAATAAGCGGATTCTGA
- a CDS encoding fructose-6-phosphate aldolase yields MYIIKVKGKAKIPDYIQLRDEAFVLIAYFRADRPLKDLHRYGLEGKETELAAVISGLEFGKLQPLSL; encoded by the coding sequence ATGTACATCATCAAAGTAAAGGGCAAGGCCAAAATTCCGGACTACATCCAGCTGCGGGACGAGGCGTTTGTGCTCATCGCCTATTTCCGGGCCGACCGGCCGCTGAAAGACCTGCACCGCTACGGTCTGGAAGGCAAAGAAACCGAATTGGCCGCCGTGATTTCGGGCCTGGAGTTTGGCAAATTGCAGCCGTTGAGCTTGTAG
- the guaA gene encoding glutamine-hydrolyzing GMP synthase, with product MERLLILDFGSQYTQLIARRIRELHVFCEIHPYTHASNLVLSDDIRGVILSGSPCSVREEGAPNPDLSHLLGHVPVLGVCYGAQLLAQQGGGEVLPATIREYGRARLAELNDASPLLMGMHAGSQVWMSHGDTIQTLPAGYDIIASTPEVAVAAFKIEGQDTYGIQFHPEVTHSTEGKQLLKNFVVDICQCSQSWTPDHFVDSAVEALLHTIGPDDQVILGLSGGVDSSVAALLLHRAIGPRLHGIFVDNGLLRKDEFETVLKAYEGLGLNVTGVNAAPEFYAALAGISDPEGKRKAIGRTFIEVFDREAHKVQGAAWLAQGTIYPDVIESVSVKGPAVTIKSHHNVGGLPDKMKLKVVEPLRMLFKDEVREVGAALGLPGEILNRHPFPGPGLGIRILGDITPEKVDLLQRADAVFINLLKEHDLYQHVWQAGAMLLPVQSVGVMGDERTYERVVALRAVTSVDGMTADWAHLPYDFLAEVSNKIINQVRGINRVVYDISSKPPATIEWE from the coding sequence ATGGAACGACTACTCATTCTGGATTTCGGCTCGCAGTACACGCAATTGATAGCCCGACGCATTCGCGAATTGCACGTGTTCTGCGAAATTCACCCCTACACCCACGCCTCGAACCTCGTCCTCAGCGACGATATTCGGGGCGTTATTCTTTCCGGCTCGCCGTGCTCGGTGCGCGAGGAAGGCGCCCCCAACCCCGACCTGAGCCACCTGCTCGGCCACGTGCCGGTGCTGGGCGTGTGCTACGGCGCACAGCTGCTGGCCCAGCAGGGCGGGGGCGAGGTGCTGCCGGCCACCATCCGCGAGTACGGCCGCGCCCGGCTGGCCGAGCTCAACGACGCCTCGCCGCTGCTGATGGGCATGCACGCCGGCTCGCAGGTGTGGATGTCGCACGGCGACACCATTCAGACGCTCCCGGCGGGCTACGACATCATTGCCAGCACGCCGGAAGTGGCCGTGGCCGCCTTCAAAATCGAAGGGCAGGACACCTACGGCATCCAGTTTCACCCGGAGGTGACGCACTCCACCGAAGGCAAGCAGCTGCTGAAAAATTTCGTGGTCGACATCTGCCAGTGCAGCCAAAGCTGGACGCCCGACCACTTCGTGGATTCCGCGGTGGAAGCATTGCTGCACACCATCGGCCCCGACGACCAGGTGATTCTGGGCCTGTCTGGTGGCGTGGACAGCAGCGTGGCGGCCCTGCTGCTGCACCGCGCCATTGGACCGCGCCTGCACGGCATTTTCGTGGACAACGGCCTGCTGCGCAAAGACGAGTTTGAAACCGTATTGAAAGCCTACGAAGGCCTGGGCCTGAACGTGACCGGCGTGAACGCCGCGCCCGAGTTCTACGCCGCGCTGGCCGGCATCAGCGACCCGGAGGGCAAGCGCAAGGCCATTGGCCGCACGTTTATTGAGGTGTTCGACCGCGAGGCGCACAAGGTGCAGGGCGCGGCGTGGCTGGCCCAGGGCACTATTTACCCCGATGTGATTGAGTCGGTGTCGGTGAAAGGCCCGGCTGTGACCATCAAAAGCCACCACAACGTGGGCGGCCTGCCCGACAAAATGAAGCTGAAAGTGGTGGAGCCGCTGCGCATGCTCTTCAAAGACGAGGTGCGCGAAGTGGGCGCCGCCCTGGGCCTGCCCGGCGAGATTCTGAACCGCCACCCCTTCCCCGGCCCCGGCCTGGGCATCCGCATTCTCGGCGACATTACGCCCGAGAAAGTAGACTTGCTGCAGCGCGCCGACGCCGTGTTTATCAACCTGCTCAAGGAGCACGACCTGTACCAGCACGTGTGGCAGGCCGGCGCCATGCTGCTGCCCGTGCAAAGCGTGGGCGTGATGGGCGACGAGCGCACCTACGAGCGGGTGGTGGCCCTGCGCGCCGTGACCAGCGTGGACGGCATGACCGCCGACTGGGCCCACCTGCCCTACGATTTCCTGGCCGAGGTCTCGAATAAAATCATCAACCAGGTGCGCGGCATCAACCGCGTGGTGTATGATATTTCGAGCAAGCCGCCGGCAACGATTGAGTGGGAGTAA
- a CDS encoding PD-(D/E)XK nuclease family protein — MLAALRGVLERNISPSRLNDFLACSLRFYFSKVARFHENDAVEETLEASSFGTMVHEALENLMQPFAQDARSITADDIPELIRQAPAEVQKALRQEETEKHARADEGLNHVYGQVATRLVVRLLESLTEQPGLLPIRLFGLEKELAATIFVDVPGQPEPLAVRLFGFADRVDEMPDGRLRVVDYKSGLVKRNDLQLRGYRDRLTPAEATERLLLEASSSADKVRQLWLYRLMLAHTAQRETAETAILSLRNIDEGLLSADLSFITDGGQEFVVASEELVRKIVLRILDPTEPIRKTDDFTKCEHCPYRGICAR; from the coding sequence ATGCTGGCTGCCCTGCGCGGCGTGCTGGAACGCAACATCTCGCCCTCGCGCCTCAACGATTTTCTGGCCTGCTCGCTGCGCTTTTACTTCTCGAAAGTGGCCCGCTTCCATGAAAACGACGCCGTGGAAGAAACCCTGGAAGCCAGCAGCTTCGGCACCATGGTGCACGAGGCGCTGGAAAACCTCATGCAGCCCTTTGCTCAGGACGCCCGCTCCATCACCGCCGACGACATTCCCGAGCTCATCCGGCAAGCCCCGGCCGAGGTGCAAAAGGCCCTGCGCCAGGAAGAAACCGAAAAGCATGCCCGCGCCGACGAAGGCCTGAACCACGTGTATGGCCAGGTGGCCACGCGCCTCGTGGTGCGCCTGCTCGAAAGCCTGACCGAGCAGCCCGGCCTGCTCCCCATCCGCCTCTTCGGACTCGAAAAGGAGCTGGCCGCCACCATTTTCGTCGACGTGCCGGGCCAGCCCGAGCCGCTGGCCGTGCGCCTGTTCGGCTTCGCCGACCGCGTGGACGAGATGCCCGACGGCCGCCTGCGCGTGGTCGACTACAAATCGGGCCTGGTGAAACGCAACGACCTGCAGCTGCGCGGCTACCGCGACCGCCTCACCCCCGCCGAAGCCACCGAGCGCCTGCTCCTCGAAGCCTCTTCCAGCGCCGACAAGGTGCGCCAGCTCTGGCTCTACCGCCTCATGCTGGCCCACACCGCCCAGCGCGAAACGGCCGAAACTGCCATCCTCTCGCTGCGCAACATCGACGAAGGCTTGCTCTCAGCCGACCTCAGCTTCATCACCGACGGCGGCCAGGAGTTCGTAGTCGCGTCGGAGGAACTGGTGCGTAAGATTGTGCTGCGCATCCTCGACCCCACCGAGCCCATTCGCAAAACCGACGACTTCACCAAGTGCGAGCATTGCCCGTATCGCGGCATTTGCGCGCGATAG